In Ochrobactrum sp. Marseille-Q0166, a single genomic region encodes these proteins:
- a CDS encoding DUF1127 domain-containing protein produces the protein MNLLRSYNNWRRYRDTVNELNQLSTRELNDLGISRADIPFVARQSKGR, from the coding sequence ATGAACCTGCTTCGCTCATACAACAACTGGCGCCGTTACCGCGATACTGTCAACGAGCTTAACCAGCTCTCGACTCGCGAACTTAACGATCTTGGCATTTCCCGCGCAGACATTCCGTTTGTCGCACGTCAGTCCAAGGGACGCTAA
- the trmFO gene encoding methylenetetrahydrofolate--tRNA-(uracil(54)-C(5))-methyltransferase (FADH(2)-oxidizing) TrmFO has translation MSKDTNLSPVHVVGGGLAGSEAAWQIAQAGVPVILHEMRPVRGTDAHKTEQLAELVCSNSFRSDDAETNAVGVLHAEMRLAGSLIMACADAHQVPAGGALAVDREGFSQAVTAKLEAHPLITIEREEVTGLPPEDWGTTIVATGPLTAPTLAEAIQAQTGADALAFFDAIAPIIHFDSINMDVCWFQSRYDKVGPGGTGKDYINCPMDKEQYEAFVAALIEGDTTDFKEWEGTPYFDGCLPIEVMAERGPETLRHGPMKPMGLTNEHNPTVKPYAVVQLRQDNALGTLYNMVGFQTKLKYGSQTGIFKMIPGLENAEFARLGGLHRNTYLNSPVLLDNVLRLKSRQNLRFAGQITGCEGYVESSAIGLLAGRFTAAERLGKTPVAPPQTTAFGALLGHITGGHIVADDDEPGKRSFQPMNVNFGLFPPIDVPKPEGKRLRGKEKTIAKKRALSARALADFQEWLGNNV, from the coding sequence ATGTCAAAAGATACCAACCTCTCCCCCGTACATGTCGTAGGCGGCGGCCTTGCAGGCTCCGAAGCCGCGTGGCAAATCGCGCAGGCTGGCGTGCCTGTAATTTTGCATGAAATGCGCCCGGTCCGCGGCACAGACGCACATAAGACAGAGCAGCTGGCAGAGCTGGTCTGCTCGAATTCTTTCCGCTCAGACGACGCCGAGACAAATGCCGTCGGCGTACTCCATGCCGAAATGCGCCTTGCAGGTTCGCTGATCATGGCCTGTGCCGACGCACATCAGGTTCCAGCCGGTGGTGCACTCGCGGTCGATCGCGAAGGCTTTTCGCAGGCAGTGACTGCGAAACTAGAAGCGCACCCGCTGATTACGATTGAGCGCGAAGAAGTCACCGGCCTCCCACCCGAAGACTGGGGTACGACAATTGTTGCTACCGGCCCACTGACTGCGCCGACGCTTGCAGAAGCGATTCAGGCACAAACAGGTGCTGATGCACTCGCTTTCTTTGATGCCATTGCGCCGATCATCCATTTTGATTCGATCAATATGGATGTGTGCTGGTTCCAGTCGCGCTACGACAAGGTTGGACCCGGAGGCACTGGCAAGGACTACATCAACTGCCCCATGGACAAGGAGCAGTATGAGGCTTTCGTTGCTGCCCTTATCGAAGGTGACACGACCGATTTCAAGGAATGGGAAGGGACGCCCTATTTCGATGGCTGTCTGCCGATCGAAGTCATGGCCGAGCGCGGCCCGGAAACCTTGCGTCATGGTCCAATGAAGCCAATGGGCCTCACCAACGAACATAATCCGACGGTCAAACCTTATGCAGTGGTGCAGCTTCGTCAGGACAATGCGCTGGGCACACTTTACAACATGGTCGGTTTCCAGACGAAGCTGAAATACGGCTCACAGACCGGCATCTTCAAGATGATCCCCGGCCTTGAAAATGCGGAATTTGCGCGTCTTGGCGGTCTGCACCGCAACACCTATCTCAATTCGCCAGTGCTTCTCGATAACGTTCTGCGGTTGAAATCTCGTCAAAACCTGCGCTTCGCCGGCCAAATTACCGGCTGTGAAGGTTACGTCGAATCATCGGCCATCGGCCTTCTCGCTGGCCGTTTCACTGCCGCTGAAAGACTCGGCAAGACACCAGTTGCACCACCTCAGACCACTGCTTTTGGCGCCCTGCTCGGCCATATCACTGGTGGTCACATCGTTGCCGACGACGATGAACCGGGCAAACGCTCGTTCCAACCCATGAACGTCAATTTCGGCCTGTTCCCACCAATCGACGTACCAAAACCGGAAGGCAAGCGTCTGCGCGGCAAGGAAAAGACGATTGCAAAAAAGCGGGCCTTGTCTGCACGCGCACTCGCAGATTTCCAGGAGTGGCTCGGTAACAACGTATAA
- a CDS encoding phytoene/squalene synthase family protein: MNENEAHCLALLREADRDRYLSVLYAPEEKRGALAALYAFNAEIARIRDLVHEPLPGEVRLQWWRDLINGEERGSADAHPVAAALIDTITKYDLPRVAFDNYCDARIFDLYDDPMPSRNDLEGYCGETASALIQLAGFILDRDAAQAHTDTVGHAGVAQAVTGLLRLMPIHRRRGQLYVPADMLQAVGVTRDAFIGNEDKSAHGRVISVMTALAREHLAIFDRAKKDLPKSLSPVFLPLALVPAYLSSVERLGSKAADQVADLSAIRKQWLMFRANF; encoded by the coding sequence ATGAACGAGAATGAGGCACATTGTCTGGCGCTTCTGCGCGAAGCCGACCGGGATCGTTATCTGTCGGTGCTTTATGCGCCGGAGGAAAAACGTGGCGCGCTTGCTGCACTTTATGCGTTCAACGCAGAGATCGCCCGGATTCGCGATCTTGTACACGAGCCATTACCCGGTGAAGTCCGTCTTCAATGGTGGCGCGATCTCATTAACGGTGAGGAGCGCGGCAGCGCGGACGCACATCCAGTTGCTGCAGCGCTGATCGACACCATCACCAAATATGATTTGCCACGCGTGGCTTTCGATAATTATTGCGATGCCCGCATTTTCGACCTCTATGACGATCCCATGCCAAGCCGGAACGATCTGGAAGGCTATTGTGGGGAAACTGCATCGGCACTTATCCAGCTTGCCGGTTTCATTCTAGATCGTGATGCGGCGCAGGCCCATACAGATACGGTCGGTCATGCCGGCGTTGCACAGGCGGTGACTGGCCTCTTGCGCCTTATGCCGATCCATCGTCGCCGCGGACAGCTTTATGTGCCTGCCGATATGCTGCAGGCGGTTGGCGTGACGCGCGACGCCTTCATTGGCAACGAAGACAAGTCCGCTCATGGGCGCGTTATCAGTGTGATGACAGCCCTTGCGCGTGAACATCTGGCGATCTTTGATAGGGCCAAGAAGGATTTACCCAAAAGCCTTAGCCCGGTATTTTTGCCGCTGGCACTTGTTCCAGCCTATCTTAGCTCTGTTGAACGGCTTGGCAGCAAAGCTGCCGATCAGGTCGCTGACCTGTCGGCCATACGTAAACAATGGCTGATGTTTAGAGCTAATTTTTAA
- a CDS encoding Mth938-like domain-containing protein: protein MAKGIEIREAHFPGRAPIDAYGNGGFRFADMSHKGSILCLPSGIHGWEPHTPPILSRQDLGAILEQATDIEILLVGTGMDLRRIPEDVRAMLREHRISSDPMSTGAAVRTYNVLLAEDRAVAAALIAVD, encoded by the coding sequence ATGGCAAAAGGTATAGAAATTCGTGAGGCCCATTTCCCGGGCCGAGCACCCATTGATGCATATGGCAATGGCGGATTTCGCTTCGCCGATATGTCGCATAAGGGTTCTATCCTGTGTCTGCCATCCGGCATCCACGGCTGGGAGCCACATACGCCACCGATCCTCTCACGCCAGGATCTTGGCGCTATTCTTGAACAGGCTACTGACATCGAAATTCTTCTGGTCGGTACAGGAATGGATCTTCGCCGTATACCGGAAGATGTGCGCGCTATGCTGCGCGAACATCGTATTTCGTCTGATCCGATGAGCACGGGCGCTGCCGTGCGCACATATAATGTACTGCTCGCGGAAGATCGTGCAGTTGCAGCGGCGCTGATTGCGGTAGACTGA
- the secDF gene encoding protein translocase subunit SecDF, translating to MLYFSRWKSALIWLAIIASFIIASPNFFSRETLANLPGFLPTKQVALGLDLSGGSRLVLQVQNAGRGDVDRTKEIMRQRLEELGYGNPIVEEDGRNRIRVEVPGLYDAQLLKDILSIRGQLSFHAVDDSISPDDVIRGGASPTDSSIIYSSDDPPVGYLVKKDPIFTGEDVVDAKATLAEDDNEPVITLTLDEKGRRALAAATAQITDKTFAIVVDNQVVSAPVVDEPLDTDELQISGAFDLQAANNMSVVLRSGALPKAVSVLEERTIASALGDDYASAAVSAAVLAVLLVGLFMILSYGVLGVIAMVALVVNVIILVAIMSLIGASISLASVAGIVLIIGMAVDANILIYERVREDRRKGYSVVQAMESGFYRALSTIVDANLTTMIAALVLFLMGSGPVHGFALTVTIGILTTLFTTLTFTRLLIAQWVRTAKPKEIPKRRLKLVPTVTHIPFMRLQFVTLAISILASAIVVALFVNIGINYGIDFRGGSMVELQARSGDANLPDIEERMSELNIDSARVLPVSSPRSALVLIGSQEVGDDAEQTVAVKLRGEFEQDYSFQRVEVVGPTVSEQLSQAGLMALFLSLAGIFVYVWIRFRWQLALGAVLSTLHDVIILAGVFIVFRMEFNLWSVAAVLTIIGYSLNDTIVIYDRVRENLKRYSSAPLPAIIDASINQTLSRTLPTAFVTFIAHIPLYMFGGADIRMFALALSVGIIVATYSSIFIAAPLLVQFGLKPRAADGDDAMGDDLAQSLNLEN from the coding sequence ATGCTTTATTTTTCACGTTGGAAATCGGCTCTGATCTGGTTGGCGATTATCGCCAGCTTCATCATCGCTTCGCCTAATTTTTTCTCGCGTGAAACTCTGGCAAATCTGCCCGGATTTCTACCAACCAAGCAGGTCGCGCTGGGGCTTGACCTTTCAGGCGGATCGCGCCTCGTTCTTCAGGTGCAAAATGCCGGGAGAGGAGACGTTGATCGCACAAAAGAAATCATGCGGCAGCGTTTGGAAGAGCTTGGTTATGGCAATCCAATCGTGGAAGAGGATGGCCGTAACCGTATCCGCGTCGAAGTGCCCGGCCTTTATGATGCTCAGCTTTTAAAAGACATTCTGAGTATCCGCGGTCAGCTTTCGTTTCACGCTGTTGATGATAGCATATCGCCCGATGATGTTATTCGTGGCGGCGCTTCGCCAACGGATAGTTCTATTATTTATTCCTCTGATGATCCACCCGTCGGTTATCTCGTGAAAAAAGATCCGATCTTCACGGGTGAAGATGTCGTTGATGCAAAAGCGACGCTTGCCGAAGATGACAACGAGCCCGTCATCACTTTGACATTGGATGAAAAAGGACGCCGTGCCCTTGCAGCTGCAACTGCTCAGATAACGGATAAGACTTTTGCAATTGTCGTAGACAATCAGGTGGTTTCAGCACCGGTAGTCGATGAGCCTCTTGATACGGATGAATTGCAGATTTCCGGGGCTTTCGATCTGCAGGCAGCAAACAACATGTCTGTAGTTCTGCGATCCGGTGCACTGCCTAAGGCCGTTTCGGTTCTGGAGGAACGCACAATCGCGTCAGCTCTCGGCGATGATTATGCAAGTGCTGCGGTATCCGCGGCCGTTCTTGCAGTACTGCTTGTCGGCCTGTTTATGATCCTGTCTTACGGTGTGCTTGGCGTGATCGCCATGGTCGCACTCGTTGTGAATGTCATTATTCTGGTGGCAATCATGTCACTGATAGGAGCGTCGATTTCGTTGGCAAGTGTGGCCGGTATCGTGCTGATCATTGGCATGGCTGTCGACGCCAATATTCTGATTTACGAGCGTGTACGCGAGGATCGCCGCAAAGGTTATTCTGTTGTTCAGGCGATGGAATCGGGTTTTTATCGCGCACTTTCGACCATTGTTGATGCCAATCTTACGACGATGATTGCTGCCCTCGTTCTGTTCCTTATGGGATCGGGACCCGTCCATGGCTTTGCTCTGACTGTAACAATCGGCATTCTGACAACACTTTTCACGACGCTTACTTTTACGCGTTTGCTCATCGCTCAGTGGGTGCGTACCGCCAAGCCAAAAGAAATTCCCAAGCGTCGTTTGAAGCTCGTTCCGACGGTGACACATATTCCGTTCATGCGTCTTCAATTTGTGACGCTCGCCATTTCTATTCTCGCTTCTGCAATCGTTGTTGCGCTGTTTGTAAATATTGGCATCAACTACGGAATTGATTTCCGCGGCGGCTCTATGGTCGAGTTGCAGGCGCGGAGCGGCGATGCGAATCTTCCTGATATTGAAGAGCGCATGAGTGAGCTTAATATCGACAGTGCGCGTGTGCTGCCGGTTAGCTCCCCACGCTCAGCACTCGTGCTGATTGGCAGCCAGGAAGTGGGTGACGATGCCGAACAGACAGTAGCAGTGAAACTGCGCGGTGAGTTCGAGCAGGATTATTCGTTCCAGCGTGTCGAAGTGGTTGGGCCTACCGTTTCTGAGCAGCTTTCTCAGGCCGGGCTTATGGCGCTGTTCCTGTCTCTTGCCGGCATCTTTGTCTATGTCTGGATCAGGTTCCGCTGGCAACTGGCTCTCGGTGCAGTTCTTTCGACGCTCCATGACGTTATCATTCTGGCGGGTGTCTTCATTGTGTTCCGCATGGAGTTCAATCTCTGGAGTGTTGCAGCGGTTCTGACGATCATCGGCTACTCGCTGAACGATACCATCGTGATTTATGACCGCGTGCGTGAAAACCTGAAGCGCTATAGCAGTGCGCCTTTGCCTGCAATTATTGACGCCTCCATCAATCAGACCTTGTCGCGCACATTGCCGACGGCCTTTGTGACTTTCATTGCGCACATTCCGCTCTATATGTTTGGTGGTGCAGATATCCGCATGTTCGCACTTGCGTTGAGTGTGGGCATCATAGTGGCAACCTATTCCTCGATCTTTATTGCAGCGCCTCTGCTCGTACAATTCGGCCTCAAGCCGCGTGCTGCGGATGGTGACGATGCAATGGGCGATGATCTTGCACAGTCGCTCAATCTGGAAAACTAA
- the yajC gene encoding preprotein translocase subunit YajC, whose protein sequence is MFVTPAFAQASGGAAGPDMLMSILPFVLIFVIMYFLIIRPQRTQMKKRQEMLSAVRRGDTVVTGGGIVGKVQKVHDDGELDVEIAEGVKIRVLRSALSEVRVKGEPVADNKNK, encoded by the coding sequence ATGTTCGTAACACCAGCTTTTGCACAAGCTTCCGGCGGCGCCGCTGGACCAGATATGCTCATGAGCATTCTGCCATTCGTCCTGATCTTCGTAATCATGTATTTTCTCATCATCCGTCCACAGCGCACACAGATGAAGAAACGTCAGGAAATGCTCTCAGCAGTACGTCGCGGCGACACGGTTGTAACGGGTGGCGGCATTGTCGGTAAGGTCCAGAAGGTTCACGACGATGGTGAACTCGACGTCGAAATCGCTGAAGGCGTTAAGATCCGCGTTTTGCGCAGCGCTCTTTCAGAAGTGCGTGTTAAGGGCGAACCAGTCGCGGACAACAAGAATAAGTAA
- a CDS encoding ATP-binding protein yields the protein MTTENILSQKLDRLIAALERIAPPQPAVPDLETADCFVWAPERLTLDPVKRVNRVDIALIRGVDLVRDQLVDNTRRFAKGYPANNVLLWGARGMGKSSLVKAAQATVNAEQTDKPPLKLVEIHREDIDSLPALMNIIKEAPYRFILFCDDLSFDHDDTSYKSLKAALEGGVEGRPDNVIFYATSNRRHLMPRDMIDNERSTAVNPSEAIEEKVSLSDRFGLWLGFHKCSQDDYLAMVDGYAAHYKLDYDPQKMHAEALTWSTTRGNRSGRVAWQYIQDLAGRLGRAI from the coding sequence ATGACGACCGAAAATATACTCAGCCAGAAACTCGACCGCCTGATTGCGGCTTTGGAGCGTATCGCACCACCACAGCCAGCGGTGCCAGACCTTGAAACGGCGGATTGTTTTGTCTGGGCACCCGAACGTCTGACTCTGGATCCAGTCAAGCGCGTCAATCGGGTAGACATAGCGCTCATACGTGGTGTGGACCTGGTCCGTGACCAGCTGGTCGATAATACCCGCCGCTTTGCAAAAGGATATCCAGCCAATAATGTGCTGCTCTGGGGCGCACGCGGCATGGGCAAGTCATCGCTCGTCAAAGCAGCGCAAGCCACCGTCAATGCCGAGCAGACTGACAAGCCTCCCCTCAAACTTGTCGAAATTCACCGGGAGGATATCGATAGTCTCCCTGCCCTGATGAATATCATCAAGGAAGCACCCTATCGCTTTATTCTCTTCTGCGATGACTTATCGTTCGATCACGACGACACATCCTATAAGTCGCTGAAAGCAGCACTTGAAGGTGGTGTTGAAGGCAGACCGGATAACGTCATTTTCTATGCGACATCCAATCGCCGCCATCTCATGCCGCGCGACATGATTGATAATGAACGCTCCACCGCAGTCAATCCCTCGGAAGCGATTGAAGAAAAGGTTTCGCTCTCTGATCGCTTCGGTCTGTGGCTCGGTTTCCATAAGTGCAGTCAGGATGACTATCTCGCGATGGTCGACGGCTATGCGGCGCATTACAAGCTGGATTATGATCCGCAGAAGATGCATGCAGAAGCACTCACCTGGTCCACCACGCGCGGAAACCGCTCAGGCCGTGTTGCCTGGCAATATATCCAGGATCTCGCCGGCCGCCTTGGCAGAGCTATTTAA